A single window of Granulicella sibirica DNA harbors:
- a CDS encoding VWA domain-containing protein → MPTLAAALFACALLPLPRLAAQEAPSPSGPPPSSNAAPEQEPTDVGDLQTLKVTANLVNVYFSARDKGGFITNLKKTDCNIAENKVDQPIKNFTQEKNLPLTIGILLDTSGSQQNVLPLEQESGARFLKEVLTPKDEAFLISFDINTTLLADYTNSAREIKRAMDKATINTGTGSGSVTGNGAARGTLLYDAVYLAAHDKLRQEAGRKILVMLTDGGDQGSQYKIKDAIEAAQKANAIVYVILIADGGMFGTFGSYGAAEMRRLASETGGRVIDVGNSGRKLEDAFDQIQDELRTQYLLSYTPLNPKTDGTYRKLDLTCGKGYNIQARKGYYALGDSVNND, encoded by the coding sequence ATGCCAACCCTCGCCGCGGCCCTGTTCGCCTGCGCCCTGCTTCCTCTGCCGCGCCTCGCCGCGCAGGAAGCGCCTTCGCCCTCCGGGCCGCCGCCATCCTCGAACGCCGCCCCGGAGCAGGAACCGACGGATGTTGGGGATCTGCAGACCCTGAAGGTGACGGCGAACCTGGTCAACGTCTACTTCAGCGCTCGGGACAAGGGCGGGTTCATCACGAACCTGAAGAAGACGGACTGCAACATCGCGGAGAACAAGGTCGACCAGCCGATCAAGAACTTCACGCAGGAGAAGAACCTGCCGCTGACGATCGGGATCCTGCTCGATACGAGCGGATCGCAGCAGAACGTTCTGCCGCTCGAACAGGAGTCCGGTGCGCGGTTTCTGAAGGAGGTGCTGACGCCCAAGGATGAGGCGTTCCTAATCTCCTTCGACATCAACACGACGCTTCTGGCTGACTATACGAATAGCGCGCGCGAGATAAAGCGGGCGATGGATAAGGCAACGATCAATACGGGGACCGGGTCGGGCTCGGTGACTGGGAACGGCGCGGCGCGTGGAACGCTTTTGTATGACGCGGTCTATCTTGCGGCGCATGACAAGCTGCGGCAGGAGGCGGGACGCAAGATCCTCGTCATGCTGACCGATGGCGGCGACCAGGGTTCACAGTACAAGATCAAGGACGCGATCGAGGCGGCGCAGAAAGCGAACGCCATCGTCTACGTCATCCTGATCGCGGACGGCGGGATGTTTGGGACGTTCGGGAGCTACGGCGCGGCTGAGATGCGACGGCTGGCGAGCGAGACGGGTGGGCGCGTCATCGACGTCGGGAACAGCGGACGCAAGCTCGAGGACGCGTTCGACCAGATTCAGGACGAATTACGCACGCAGTACCTGTTGAGCTATACGCCGCTGAACCCGAAGACCGATGGGACCTATCGGAAGCTCGACCTTACCTGCGGCAAGGGATACAACATCCAGGCGCGGAAGGGTTATTACGCTCTGGGAGACAGCGTCAATAACGACTAA
- a CDS encoding VWA domain-containing protein has protein sequence MNDRLIAGALAWMLLAQGVPAGAQQAATPDTAPTQQAIPDAPKPQFSPGVTITPGKGTTATSNGDLAPAPADGEKAPGTSLPSGPAIQQEAHPDDGPPPELPTPGTGAEVFTLRRRVNFVEIPFTVKDSKNKLVPGIQWREVRIYENGLRQQPAIFTVDPFPLSVALVIDQSLPFDTMSKVNIALGALQGAFAPYDEIAVFTYNNGPKLQTDFTAAQSARLGAVLERSKSTGREAYPIIDGPLAQTTVINGQQFDPNTAAQRNHQGMQVNAPREVHTLNDAILAAGASLAKAKKGRRRIIYVISDGKDYGSTAKYKDVVKYLQANKIAVYATLVGDPTIPGLGFLDRIHLPFQMRDNILPLYTAATGGQTDPEFRVNGIETSFARISEEVRTQYTIGYYTHEPFIDGKYRQIEVKVLRPNLTVISKSGYYPSAEDSAPTPPATPASNDVGPQTTPLGQPAQQPAGLQQRPQ, from the coding sequence GTGAACGATAGGTTGATTGCAGGGGCGCTGGCATGGATGCTGCTCGCTCAGGGTGTACCGGCAGGAGCGCAACAGGCGGCGACGCCAGACACTGCGCCAACGCAGCAGGCGATTCCCGACGCGCCAAAGCCACAGTTCTCCCCCGGAGTCACGATCACCCCCGGCAAAGGCACCACCGCAACCTCAAACGGCGATCTCGCCCCAGCCCCGGCCGATGGCGAAAAAGCTCCCGGAACGAGCCTCCCCTCCGGCCCAGCCATCCAGCAGGAAGCACACCCGGACGACGGACCGCCCCCTGAACTTCCCACTCCCGGCACCGGCGCCGAGGTCTTCACCCTCCGCCGCCGCGTGAACTTCGTAGAAATCCCCTTCACCGTCAAGGATTCCAAGAACAAACTGGTTCCCGGGATCCAGTGGCGCGAGGTCCGCATCTACGAGAACGGTCTCCGCCAGCAGCCGGCCATCTTCACCGTCGATCCGTTCCCGCTCTCCGTCGCGCTCGTCATCGACCAGAGCCTGCCCTTCGACACCATGAGCAAGGTCAACATCGCGCTCGGCGCCCTCCAGGGTGCCTTCGCCCCCTACGACGAGATTGCCGTCTTCACCTACAACAACGGCCCCAAGCTCCAGACCGACTTCACCGCCGCCCAGAGCGCGCGCCTCGGTGCCGTGCTCGAGCGTTCGAAATCGACTGGACGCGAGGCCTACCCCATCATCGACGGCCCGCTCGCCCAGACCACCGTCATCAACGGACAGCAGTTCGATCCCAACACCGCCGCCCAGCGCAACCACCAGGGCATGCAGGTCAACGCCCCCCGCGAAGTCCACACGCTCAACGACGCCATCCTCGCCGCCGGTGCCTCGCTCGCCAAGGCGAAAAAAGGGCGCCGCCGCATCATCTATGTCATCAGCGATGGAAAGGATTACGGAAGCACGGCAAAGTACAAGGACGTCGTGAAGTACCTCCAGGCGAACAAGATCGCCGTCTACGCCACGCTCGTCGGCGACCCCACCATCCCCGGCCTCGGCTTCCTCGATCGCATCCATCTCCCGTTCCAGATGCGCGACAACATCCTGCCCCTTTACACGGCAGCCACCGGCGGCCAGACCGATCCTGAGTTCCGCGTCAACGGCATCGAAACCAGCTTTGCCAGGATTTCCGAAGAAGTCCGCACCCAGTACACCATCGGCTACTACACGCACGAGCCCTTCATCGACGGCAAGTATCGTCAGATCGAGGTCAAGGTCCTCCGTCCCAACCTGACGGTGATCTCGAAATCCGGCTACTATCCCTCGGCGGAAGACAGTGCCCCCACACCCCCGGCAACCCCGGCCTCCAACGACGTGGGTCCCCAGACCACGCCGCTCGGCCAGCCGGCACAGCAGCCGGCCGGTCTTCAACAGCGTCCGCAGTAG
- a CDS encoding DMT family transporter: MGIAIPLNAVLALIAAVLWGGGDFTGGMGVKGAGGSMSAALRVVIMSHATSLCVLIAIGLLRSDPFPHGAPLAWAIGAGLMGGSSVCIFYIALSRGAMGASAAVSGLLAAAIPALVSVGVDGAPGTQHLLGFLLAGAAIWLIAAAPGENTDRGTMSLAIVSGAGFGLYFVALKFAGVAGIVWPMAAARSTSVVFCSTALLVLIAFEKRSGKRARVRISRNTLLWALGTAIMDTSGNMFFVGATRVGRLDVASVLASLYPATTILLAAWTLHERPTRRQGLGMGLAAAAVVLITL; this comes from the coding sequence TTGGGAATTGCGATTCCCCTCAACGCCGTGCTCGCCCTGATAGCGGCGGTGCTTTGGGGCGGTGGGGATTTTACCGGCGGCATGGGCGTCAAGGGCGCGGGAGGCTCCATGAGCGCGGCCCTCCGCGTCGTCATCATGAGCCACGCCACCAGCCTCTGCGTCCTCATCGCGATCGGCCTCCTGCGAAGCGATCCGTTCCCGCACGGCGCACCCCTTGCCTGGGCCATCGGAGCCGGTCTAATGGGCGGCTCCTCTGTCTGCATCTTCTACATCGCGCTTTCACGCGGAGCGATGGGAGCCTCGGCCGCGGTAAGCGGTCTTCTCGCCGCCGCGATCCCCGCGCTCGTCTCGGTCGGCGTCGACGGAGCCCCCGGGACGCAGCATCTCCTCGGATTCCTGCTGGCCGGTGCCGCCATCTGGCTGATCGCAGCCGCTCCGGGCGAAAACACGGACCGCGGCACCATGAGCCTGGCGATCGTCTCCGGGGCCGGCTTCGGCCTTTACTTCGTGGCTCTAAAATTTGCGGGAGTCGCCGGAATCGTGTGGCCGATGGCCGCCGCGCGCAGCACAAGCGTGGTCTTCTGCTCGACGGCTCTCCTCGTCCTGATCGCCTTCGAGAAGCGCTCCGGAAAGCGAGCCCGGGTTCGCATCAGCCGCAATACCCTGCTCTGGGCCCTTGGAACGGCGATCATGGATACCAGTGGAAACATGTTCTTCGTCGGCGCGACCCGTGTAGGACGTCTCGACGTCGCCTCCGTGCTCGCCTCGCTCTATCCCGCCACGACGATCCTTCTCGCCGCCTGGACACTGCACGAACGGCCTACGCGTCGCCAAGGGCTCGGCATGGGCCTCGCGGCCGCGGCCGTCGTTCTGATTACGCTCTAG
- the tatA gene encoding twin-arginine translocase TatA/TatE family subunit produces the protein MGELFTPTHLIIVAVVAIVLFGGKKLPELGKGLGEGLRGFKEGMKGVTDDIKPGDTAHTVTPKAEDAK, from the coding sequence ATGGGCGAACTTTTTACACCAACACACCTGATCATCGTTGCGGTCGTTGCGATTGTGCTTTTCGGCGGCAAGAAGCTGCCTGAACTCGGCAAGGGACTCGGGGAAGGCCTGCGGGGCTTCAAAGAGGGCATGAAGGGCGTGACCGACGACATCAAGCCGGGCGATACGGCACACACCGTGACCCCGAAGGCAGAAGACGCCAAGTAG
- the glgC gene encoding glucose-1-phosphate adenylyltransferase, whose product MRDTLGVLLAGGAGERLFPLTRDRAKPAVPFAGQYRIIDITLSNCINSDLRHVYILTQYKALSLNRHIREGWGPVVANELGEFIEILPPMQRVSKSWYQGTADAVYQNIYSIGSEEPKHILILSGDHIYKMNYGLMLQQHCASGADVTLATLPVRPDEVSPFGVVEVAKTGEVTGFEEKPKETKIRSPFNPDMVDVSMGIYLFNTDILLPELIKDAEDPDSKHDFGHDILPKLLGRFKMQAYNFVDENKQRALYWRDVGTLEAYYEANMDVAGVTPVFNLYDKSWPMRTRSYQYPPAKFVFGEIGRTGMAINSIVASGSIVSGSVIRNSVLSHDVRVNSYADVDASIIFSHVNIGRHCRIRHAIIDRDVHIPDGTVIGYDQNEDRKNYFVSPSGLTVVTRDYSKYENPVSAEFLQDHSS is encoded by the coding sequence ATGAGAGACACACTTGGCGTTCTGCTTGCCGGCGGTGCCGGCGAGAGGCTCTTTCCTCTAACCCGAGACCGCGCCAAGCCAGCCGTCCCGTTTGCCGGACAGTACCGCATCATCGACATCACTCTCTCAAACTGCATCAATTCCGATCTTCGACACGTTTACATCCTGACGCAGTACAAGGCTCTGTCGCTCAACCGGCATATCCGCGAGGGCTGGGGACCTGTGGTTGCGAATGAGCTTGGCGAGTTCATCGAGATTCTGCCACCCATGCAGCGTGTCTCGAAGAGTTGGTACCAGGGGACGGCGGATGCGGTGTACCAGAACATCTATTCGATCGGGTCGGAAGAGCCGAAGCACATCCTCATCCTCTCGGGCGACCACATCTACAAGATGAACTACGGCCTGATGCTGCAGCAGCATTGCGCGTCGGGAGCCGATGTGACGCTGGCGACACTGCCGGTGCGGCCGGATGAGGTCTCGCCGTTCGGTGTGGTTGAGGTCGCGAAGACGGGCGAGGTAACAGGGTTCGAAGAGAAGCCAAAGGAGACGAAGATCCGGTCCCCATTTAATCCGGACATGGTGGATGTCTCGATGGGAATTTATCTCTTCAACACGGACATTCTTCTTCCGGAGCTGATCAAGGATGCCGAGGATCCGGACTCGAAGCATGACTTCGGACATGACATCCTGCCGAAGCTGCTTGGCCGCTTCAAGATGCAGGCCTACAACTTCGTCGATGAGAACAAGCAGAGGGCGCTCTACTGGCGCGATGTGGGGACGCTCGAGGCTTACTACGAGGCCAACATGGATGTCGCGGGGGTGACGCCGGTCTTCAACCTCTATGACAAGTCCTGGCCGATGCGGACGCGTTCCTACCAGTATCCTCCGGCGAAGTTTGTGTTCGGCGAGATTGGACGTACGGGCATGGCGATCAACTCGATTGTCGCTTCGGGCTCGATCGTTTCGGGTTCGGTGATTCGGAACTCGGTGCTGTCGCACGACGTGCGCGTGAACAGCTATGCGGATGTCGACGCGAGCATCATCTTCTCGCATGTGAACATCGGGCGCCACTGCCGGATTCGGCACGCCATCATCGACCGGGATGTTCACATTCCGGATGGGACCGTGATCGGGTATGACCAGAATGAGGATCGCAAAAACTACTTTGTGTCTCCGTCAGGCCTGACGGTAGTCACTCGGGACTACTCCAAGTACGAAAATCCAGTGTCCGCGGAATTTTTGCAGGACCACAGCTCCTAG
- the gcvT gene encoding glycine cleavage system aminomethyltransferase GcvT: MAEIVTSPPLHENVKALRKTALNATHRQHKASMVDFGGWDMPVTYAGLIAEHMAVRTGVGLFDVSHMGDIQFRGPGSLAAVNQLCMNDASRLQVGQAHYSAMLQPDGTFVDDVVVHKLSENDYLIVINAGTREKDIQWVRKQVGHMPGVHINDFSDYYTQLAIQGPKAEATLQKLTDTDLSVIKNYWFTWGKVCGLYNVMIARTGYTGEDGFEIYIPSDEPTSGRVWGEVLAAGAEFGIMPCGLGSRNTLRLEAAMALYGHEISDTLNVFEANLGRYAKLDKPSFVGREALLEVQNTGGPKKKLVGLEMIERGIGRDGYPVLSLTGEKIGEITSGSPAPFLKKNIAMAYVPIEYSAVDGEVAIEIRGQAVKAKVVALPFYKRPKKTA; the protein is encoded by the coding sequence ATGGCTGAAATCGTCACATCCCCCCCGCTCCACGAAAACGTCAAAGCCCTGCGCAAAACGGCCCTCAACGCCACCCATCGCCAGCACAAGGCCTCCATGGTCGACTTCGGCGGGTGGGACATGCCCGTCACCTACGCCGGCCTCATCGCCGAACACATGGCCGTCCGCACCGGCGTCGGCCTCTTCGACGTCTCGCACATGGGCGACATTCAGTTCCGCGGCCCCGGCTCCCTCGCCGCCGTCAACCAGCTCTGCATGAACGACGCCTCCAGGCTCCAGGTTGGCCAGGCCCACTACTCGGCCATGCTTCAGCCCGACGGCACCTTCGTCGACGACGTCGTCGTCCACAAGCTCTCCGAAAACGACTACCTCATCGTCATCAACGCCGGAACCCGCGAAAAAGACATCCAGTGGGTTCGCAAGCAGGTCGGCCACATGCCCGGCGTGCACATCAACGACTTTTCGGACTACTACACCCAGCTCGCTATCCAGGGCCCCAAGGCCGAAGCCACCCTCCAGAAACTCACCGATACCGACCTCAGCGTCATCAAGAACTACTGGTTCACCTGGGGCAAGGTCTGTGGCCTCTATAACGTCATGATCGCCCGCACCGGCTACACCGGCGAAGACGGCTTCGAGATCTACATCCCCTCCGACGAGCCCACCAGCGGCCGCGTCTGGGGCGAGGTCCTCGCCGCCGGAGCCGAGTTCGGCATCATGCCCTGCGGTCTCGGCTCCCGCAACACCCTCCGCCTCGAAGCCGCCATGGCCCTCTACGGCCACGAGATCTCCGACACCCTCAACGTCTTCGAAGCCAACCTTGGCCGCTACGCCAAGCTCGACAAACCCTCTTTCGTAGGCCGCGAAGCCCTCTTAGAAGTCCAGAACACCGGCGGCCCCAAGAAGAAGTTAGTCGGCCTCGAGATGATCGAGCGCGGCATCGGCCGCGACGGCTACCCCGTCCTCTCGCTCACCGGAGAGAAGATCGGCGAGATCACAAGCGGCTCCCCCGCCCCCTTCCTCAAGAAAAACATCGCCATGGCCTACGTCCCCATCGAATACTCTGCCGTCGATGGCGAGGTCGCAATCGAAATTCGTGGTCAGGCCGTCAAGGCGAAGGTAGTCGCTTTACCGTTCTACAAACGTCCGAAAAAAACGGCCTGA